The following proteins come from a genomic window of Sorghum bicolor cultivar BTx623 chromosome 3, Sorghum_bicolor_NCBIv3, whole genome shotgun sequence:
- the LOC8079522 gene encoding cytochrome P450 710A1, producing the protein MAAVAESLSVSVSGSSFLDLRAAAPFLVAAVAFYFLVEQLSYHRKKGPLPGPSLVVPFLGSVAHMIRDPTGFWDAQAARAKRSGVGLAADFLVGRFVVFIRDTELSHRVFANVRPDAFHLIGHPFGKKLFGDHNLIYMFGEDHKDLRRRIAPNFTPRALSTYAALQQRVILAHLRRWLDRSEGEGSRARAFPIRVPCRDMNLETSQTVFAGPYLTGEARRRFERDYNLFNVGLMALPVDLPGFAFRRARQGVARLVRTLGECARQSKARMRAGGEPECLVDFWMQDTLREMDEAAAAGRPPPAHTDDEEIGGFMFDFLFAAQDASTSSLCWAVSALDSHPEVLARVRAEVSAAWSPDSGEPMTAEVIQGMRYTQAVAREVIRYRPPATLVPHIAGEAFQLTEWYTVPKGTIVFPSVYESSFQGFPEAEAFDPERFFSESRREDVAYKRNFLAFGAGPHQCVGQRYALNHLVLFMALFVSVVEFRRERTPGCDDPVYMPTIVPKDGCTVYLKQRCAKFPSF; encoded by the coding sequence atggcggcggtggcggagtCTCTGTCCGTGTCCGTGTCCGGTTCCAGTTTCCTGGACCTCCGCGCGGCGGCGCCGTTCCTGGTGGCGGCGGTGGCCTTCTACTTCCTGGTGGAGCAGCTGTCCTACCACCGGAAGAAGGGGCCGCTCCCCGGCCCCTCGCTCGTGGTGCCGTTCCTCGGCAGCGTGGCGCACATGATTCGTGACCCGACGGGGTTCTGGGACGCGCAGGCGGCGCGCGCGAAGCGCTCCGGCGTGGGCCTCGCCGCCGACTTCCTGGTGGGTCGGTTCGTGGTGTTCATCCGCGACACGGAGCTGTCCCACCGCGTGTTCGCCAACGTCCGCCCCGACGCGTTCCACCTCATCGGCCACCCTTTCGGCAAGAAGctcttcggcgaccacaacCTCATCTACATGTTCGGCGAGGACCACAAGGACCTGCGGCGCCGGATCGCGCCCAACTTCACCCCGCGCGCGCTCTCCACCTACGCCGCGCTCCAGCAGCGCGTCATCCTGGCGCACCTCCGCCGGTGGCTGGACCGGAGCGAGGGCGAAGGGAGCAGGGCCAGGGCGTTCCCCATCCGCGTGCCCTGCCGCGACATGAATCTAGAGACCTCGCAGACGGTGTTCGCGGGGCCGTACCTGACCGGCGAGGCCCGGCGGCGGTTCGAGCGGGACTACAACCTCTTCAACGTCGGGCTGATGGCGCTGCCCGTGGACCTCCCCGGCTTCGCGTTCCGGCGCGCGAGGCAGGGCGTGGCGCGGCTGGTGCGCACGCTGGGCGAGTGCGCGCGGCAGAGCAAGGCGCGGATGCGCGCCGGCGGCGAGCCCGAGTGCCTGGTGGACTTCTGGATGCAGGACACGCTGCGGGAGATGGacgaggccgcggcggcggggcgCCCACCGCCCGCGCACACCGACGACGAGGAGATCGGCGGGTTCATGTTCGACTTCCTCTTCGCGGCGCAGGACGCGTCCACCTCGTCCCTCTGCTGGGCGGTGTCGGCGCTGGACTCCCACCCGGAGGTTCTCGCCCGCGTGCGCGCCGAGGTGTCTGCCGCCTGGTCCCCGGACTCGGGCGAGCCGATGACGGCGGAGGTGATCCAGGGGATGCGGTACACGCAGGCGGTGGCGCGGGAGGTGATCCGGTACCGTCCCCCGGCGACGCTGGTGCCGCACATCGCGGGGGAGGCGTTCCAGCTGACGGAGTGGTACACGGTgcccaagggcaccatcgtgttCCCGTCCGTGTACGAGTCGTCGTTCCAGGGGTTCCCGGAGGCGGAGGCGTTCGACCCGGAGCGGTTCTTCTCGGAGTCGCGGCGGGAGGACGTGGCGTACAAGCGCAACTTCCTGGCGTTCGGCGCGGGGCCGCACCAGTGCGTCGGGCAGCGGTACGCGCTGAACCACCTCGTCCTGTTCATGGCGCTGTTCGTGTCGGTGGTGGAGTTCCGGCGGGAGAGGACGCCCGGGTGCGACGACCCCGTGTACATGCCCACCATCGTGCCCAAGGACGGCTGCACCGTGTACCTCAAGCAGCGATGCGCCAAGTTCCCATCGTTCTGA